A single region of the Massilia sp. erpn genome encodes:
- a CDS encoding aldo/keto reductase, with protein sequence MRTLRLASGHSVPVLGQGTWNMGESAARKAEEVQALQLGLDLGMSLIDTAEMYADGGAEEVVAEAVAGRREQAYLVSKAYPHNATRTGLVQACERSLRRLRTDYLDLYLLHWRGDVPLEETLEAFAVLHKSGKIRAFGVSNFDRADMEEALALPEGSAMAANQVLYNVRRRGIEWNLLPWCREHNIAVMAYSPLESARSEQQHLFDHPLLQRLAIAHGATPAQIALAWVLRQDGVIAIPKAVTPAHVRANRAAHDLKLSPDELTALDQAFPPPRRATPLAML encoded by the coding sequence ATGCGCACCCTGCGCCTGGCTTCGGGACACAGCGTACCGGTGCTGGGGCAGGGCACCTGGAATATGGGCGAATCGGCCGCCCGCAAAGCCGAGGAGGTGCAGGCCCTGCAACTGGGCCTGGATCTTGGCATGAGCCTGATCGACACCGCCGAAATGTATGCCGACGGCGGCGCCGAGGAAGTGGTGGCCGAAGCGGTGGCTGGCCGGCGCGAACAGGCTTATCTGGTCAGCAAGGCCTATCCCCACAATGCCACGCGCACCGGTCTGGTGCAGGCTTGCGAACGCAGTCTGCGCCGTTTGCGCACCGATTATCTCGACCTTTACCTGCTGCATTGGCGCGGCGACGTGCCGCTCGAGGAAACCCTGGAAGCCTTCGCTGTCCTGCACAAGTCAGGAAAGATCCGCGCCTTCGGCGTCAGCAATTTCGACCGTGCCGATATGGAAGAAGCGCTGGCTTTGCCCGAAGGCAGCGCCATGGCGGCCAACCAGGTGCTCTACAATGTGCGCCGGCGCGGCATCGAATGGAACCTGCTGCCCTGGTGCCGGGAGCACAATATTGCCGTCATGGCCTACAGCCCGCTTGAATCGGCGCGCAGCGAACAGCAGCATCTATTCGACCACCCCCTGCTGCAAAGACTGGCCATCGCGCACGGCGCTACTCCGGCCCAGATCGCTCTGGCCTGGGTGCTGCGGCAGGATGGGGTGATTGCCATCCCCAAAGCCGTGACGCCGGCCCATGTGCGCGCCAACCGCGCCGCCCACGACCTCAAGCTCAGTCCCGACGAACTCACCGCCCTCGACCAAGCCTTCCCCCCACCGCGCCGTGCCACCCCGCTCGCCATGCTCTAA
- a CDS encoding MipA/OmpV family protein — MKSRIHLQRGAAAAVLALPALLAPLAQAEEAKPGNVLTLGGGIAVGQRYSGSDENQVAPVLGIDYAMANGFYASTLRGLGYGRSFDKLTLNAGIGVRGERKEKDTQKFGGSSGSPKLRGMGDIKGSATALFGASYAIAEGFEISTRLELPLSHRENGKTLNIGASGVLYNQGRDTVTLSAGTSFGDAKYNQTYYGVSDVQSANSGYRAYKPKSGLYEAEVGISWERKLDKNWSVTSMLGVTTLLGDAKNSPIVFRKTSPSGALYASYSY; from the coding sequence ATGAAATCACGGATTCACCTGCAGCGCGGCGCCGCCGCCGCCGTTCTTGCCCTGCCCGCCCTTCTCGCGCCGCTGGCCCAGGCCGAAGAAGCCAAGCCCGGCAATGTATTGACGCTGGGCGGCGGCATCGCGGTCGGGCAGCGCTACTCCGGCTCGGATGAAAACCAGGTCGCTCCGGTACTGGGCATCGATTATGCTATGGCCAACGGTTTTTATGCCAGCACCCTGCGCGGCCTCGGCTACGGCCGCAGCTTCGACAAGCTGACGCTGAATGCCGGCATCGGCGTGCGCGGCGAGCGCAAGGAAAAAGACACGCAGAAATTCGGCGGCAGCAGCGGCTCGCCCAAGCTGCGCGGCATGGGCGACATCAAGGGCAGCGCCACTGCCCTGTTCGGCGCCAGCTACGCCATCGCCGAAGGCTTCGAAATCAGCACCCGCCTCGAACTGCCCCTCTCCCACCGCGAAAACGGCAAGACCCTGAATATCGGCGCCAGCGGCGTGCTCTACAACCAAGGCCGCGACACCGTCACCCTGAGCGCCGGCACCAGCTTCGGCGATGCCAAGTACAACCAGACCTATTACGGCGTCAGCGATGTGCAATCGGCCAACTCCGGCTACCGCGCGTATAAGCCAAAATCTGGCCTGTATGAAGCAGAAGTTGGCATAAGCTGGGAGCGCAAGCTCGACAAAAACTGGTCTGTCACCAGCATGCTCGGCGTCACAACGCTACTTGGCGACGCCAAGAACAGCCCCATCGTCTTCCGCAAGACCAGCCCCAGCGGCGCCCTCTACGCCAGCTACAGCTACTAA
- a CDS encoding response regulator translates to MKILLIEDDLDLGNGVRIALADQGMEVVWVRRLEDASYQLASESCDLILLDLGLPDGDGLTLLNRLRRERQDLPVLILSARDTLPDRLRGLDSGADDYLVKPFELAELMSRVRALARRSYGFDGATLELRGLSLHTPTRRASVHGRPLDLTASEYVLLKTLMMRVDRVVTRRSLEEQALPGAQANASNSLDVHMANLRRKIGEGYVRTVRGVGYVIDQQAPVGSGNK, encoded by the coding sequence ATGAAAATCCTGCTGATTGAAGACGATTTGGACCTGGGCAATGGCGTGCGCATCGCGCTCGCCGACCAGGGCATGGAGGTGGTCTGGGTGCGCCGTCTGGAGGACGCCAGCTACCAGCTGGCCAGCGAAAGCTGCGACCTGATCCTGCTCGACCTGGGCCTGCCCGACGGCGACGGCCTGACCCTGTTGAACCGTCTGCGCCGCGAGCGCCAGGACTTGCCGGTGCTGATCCTGAGCGCGCGCGACACCTTGCCCGACCGCCTGCGCGGCCTCGATTCGGGCGCTGACGATTACCTGGTCAAGCCGTTCGAGCTAGCCGAGCTGATGTCGCGCGTGCGCGCCCTGGCCCGGCGCAGCTATGGCTTCGACGGCGCCACCCTGGAGCTGCGCGGCCTGAGCCTGCACACGCCGACCCGGCGCGCTTCCGTGCATGGTCGCCCGCTCGACCTGACGGCCAGCGAGTATGTGCTGCTGAAAACCCTGATGATGCGCGTCGACCGCGTGGTCACGCGCCGCAGCCTGGAGGAGCAGGCCTTGCCCGGCGCCCAGGCCAATGCCAGCAATTCCCTCGATGTGCATATGGCCAATCTGCGCCGCAAGATCGGCGAAGGCTATGTGCGCACCGTGCGCGGCGTCGGCTATGTGATCGACCAGCAGGCGCCCGTGGGTAGCGGCAACAAATGA